From the Ensifer adhaerens genome, the window GATAGCAGTCGAGCGTCCAGTAGGCGTCGAGCAGGCGCTTGCGAAGTTTCGGGTCGGCGGAGGGAAAACGCGCGAACGCATAGTCGAGCGACTGTTCAGTCAGTTGCCAGAAGTCCTGGTAGCTGCCCATCAGCGAGCGCACCCAGGAATATTCGAGCTGCTTGGCGCGCCAGAGTTCGGAGAAAGCTTGCCCGTCCGGACCGATCTCCTGCGCGTGGCGTCTGACGGCCGCATGCACGTCGAAGAGCGTGCCGTAGGCGTCAAACACATAGGCCGCGTGGGACATCTTTTCCTCCCGTCTTTTGTCTTCGGCGCTGGGATGACACGGCGATAGGGCCACGTCAAAGCCTATCCGAAAACAAAGGCTTACAGCATCATGCCCGATCGGGCAGCCAACTGTCACCGTTCTTTCGTGGGATCATGTCAAATATTTGTGCGATGCACAACGGCTGCGGATTTCTTGCTTCAACCTTTGGCCGGTTTCCAGACTTTTGCCGGAAAGCGCAGCGCCTGCTTGGCAAGCTTGCCTTTGAGGCCGAGCGCCGTGTCGCAGAGGTTGACCACGTGACGGTTCGGTTTGGCTTCCGGTCGCAGCGCATGCAGTGCGGCGGCGGCGTCTTCCGGCGGCATGTAGCGCGCGAGGATGCCGAGCGTCAGCGCCGTCGCGCGGCCGATGCCCCGAAGGCAATGGATGAGCAGATGGGCGTCTTCGGGCAGACCGTCGACAAAAGCGAAGGCAGCGTCGATCGCCTCCGGGCGCGCCGCATCCGGTTCGTCCGGATCGGTGGTGTCGCCGAAAAAGAGTTCCAGATGCCTTTCCGGCGGCAGTTCGATCATCGAAAGCAGCCGGCTGCCGGGCGCGCGGACGGAGATCAGATGCGTCGGCGCCCAGAGCGCGCGATTGTGCCGCGCTTCGGTCTGCGAGCTGACAATGGCCCGTATCGGCCAGCCGGCCGGGTGTGCCGGATTGGCGTTGAGAACGGGATGGTAGAGTTCATCCCCGGTAACGGCTGCCGCAAGCGCCATGGCAGGACCTCGCTCGTGATTCTTTCATGCGGATTTTGCCCTGAAACCGGCCGAGGCTTAAGAGCAAAATCATGGGATAGGCGAAAAGCGGCCATCGGGCGGGGCGTCAACCCGAATGGATATAGCGCCGCGACCAGCGGGACGGCACGAGAACGGTGGCAAGCGCGAGCCCGGTGCTGAGCGCAAAGGACGCCCAGAGCGCGACCGCGCCGAAGTGGCGCTGCAACAGTGCGCCGGCGACAGCGCCCGAGAACATGCCGAGCCAGGGCACGATCTGCACCAGCCACTGGCGGTTCCTGTTGCCGAGCAGAAAGCGGCCGAGGCCACGCCCGAAGCGGGAAAGCGCGCCGGTCACGTAGGTAAGCCCGATCGGCAGGCCCTCGATATGTTCGACTGCGGCATTCACCAGACCCATGGCAAGCACGACGCCGTAGAAATAGAAGGGCTTCGGCATCCAGCTGCCGAAGCCGGCGCAGAGCATCAGCACGAAGCTGACGGATGAGAGAACGCCGACGACGCCGATGCGTGCGGCCGCGATCACGCCGAGCGCGTTGCCGATGATGAAGGCACCGAGCGCGCCGACGAGCAGCAGGGCGCCGGTGACATCGCCATCGCCAAGCGCGATTGCCGCCCGCGTCGTGTTTCCGCTCATGAAGGAGACGAAGTCGCCGATGCTCAAGAGCCCGATCGCGTCGGTCATGCCGGCGAGAAACGAGATCGTTGCGGCAATGGCGAGCGCCGTGCCGGTCCGCTGCCGCTTGATCAATCTTCGCCGTCTCGCAATGGTCATCTGCCTTGCCCCCGATTGGGGACAAGGCTAGCGCATCCGGACGGTGAGTCGGAATGGGCGCTCGTCATATTGCCTGCCGGATGTGGCGTTTCCGGCTTGCCGTGGCCATCAGAAGCGCGTGATGACGCTGATGCCGAGATCGGTGGCGCGGTCCATGGTGGTCAGCGCAGGGATGGCCTCGGCAAGCGAGATTTCCCGGCCGATCAGCTGCTGCGGCTTCAGCTTGCCGTCGGCGATCATCGCCAGCATGGCGTCGTAGCGCCAGGCCTGCATGCCGTGGCTGCCGTAGATCTCGAGTTCGTGGCCGATCACCTGCGCCATCGGGATCTGCGGTGTCGCCTGGTCGCCGAGCATCAGCCCGACCTGGACGTGGCGACCGCGCCGGCGCAGGTTCTTGATCGAGTTGAAGCAGGTCACAGGATTGCCGAGCGCATCGATCGAGACATGTGCGCCGCCACCGGTGATATCCTTCACCGCCGCCGCCACGTCCTCAACCTCGCGGCTATTGATCGCCGCAACCGCGCCGATCTTCCTGGCGAAGGCGAGCTTGTCTTCGGCGATGTCGATCGCGATCGGCTGGGCGCCGAATGCCGCCGCGATCATGATCGCCGAAAGGCCGACACCGCCGCAGCCATGCACCGCCACCCATTCGCCGCCCTTGACCTTGGCCTGGTCGGCGACGGCGCGGAACGAGGTGGCGAAACGGCAGCCGAGGCTCGCAGCCGTGGTGAAGTCCATGCTTTCGGGCAGATGCACGAGGTTCTGGTCGGCGAAATCGAGCGCGACATATTCGGCAAACGAGCCCCAATGGGTAAAGCCCGGCTGGAACTGCGCCTCGCAGACCTGCTGGTTGCCCGAGCGGCACTCCCCACAGCGACCGCAGCCGGAAACGAAGGGCACGGTGACGCGGTCGCCGACCTTGTAGCGCATCACGCCGCGACCGGCCGCGGTGACCACGCCCGCCAGCTCATGACCGGGCACATGCGGCAGGCGGATGTCGGCGTCATGGCCCATCCATCCATGCCAGTCGGAACGGCAAAGCCCGGTCGCCTCGACCTTGACGACGACGCCGTTTTCGGTCGGGGTCGGGTCGGGAAGGGGCCGGATTTCCGGCGTCTTCTCGAACGCGTCGTAATACATGGCTTTCATCGCGGCGCTCCTTGCAATGTCTGAATGGGGGCGGCGCGACCATCGATGTGCCGCGCCATAAGAATTTCGTCGATTTCGTCCTCTCCGTCGAGGAGCCCGCCCGGAACACGTCCGATTTCATGGAACCCCTCGCGTTCGTAGAAGCGGATTGCGGTTCCGTTGTCGGCGCGGGCGACAAGCTCCAGCATCCGGATACCGTCCGAACGCGCATGTCCGGTAAGACGGGCGAGAAGCTGGCGCGCCACGCCGGACCCGCGTGCCTTGCGGCGAACGTAGACCATGATGATGGTGGCCCGGTGCGCCATCCGGCTGGCGCGCTGCCGCATCAAGCCCATGATGCCGACGGGCTCCTCGCCGTCGAGAGCGACGAAGACGGCGTTGGCAGCAAGCCGTGCCTGCCATTCGGCAACAGAAAGCCGCGCCCAGTCCGCTTCGGTCGAGGCGAAGGCCTGTGGCTCGCGATGGAGTGCCTCCAGCCGTATGCGGCGGAAGATTTCCACGTCGTCCTGATCGAGATGCCTGATCCGCACGGATGTCCCTTTCCTTTGCGCAAAAGACTAAGCGAGAGGCCGTTCCGGTGCCAGAATGGCCGCCATGACATTTTTTGATAGACCCATTCACCCCGATGCTGTTTTTTCGGGGTATGCGGAAAGACTGGAATAAAAACCTCAAGGAGACGCCGATGGCCGTCGATACATCCCCCCGCTCAGTGACCTGGACTTATGTCGATGGCGAATGGCTCTCGGGCAACCCGCCGCTGATCGGACCGACTTCGCACGCGATGTGGCTGGGCTCGACGGTATTCGACGGTGCCCGCGTCTTTGATGGCGTCGCCCCTGACCTCGATCTGCATTGCCAGCGCGTCAACCGTTCGGCGACGGCGCTTGGCCTGAAGCCGACCATGACAGCCGAAGAGATCGAAGCGCTGACGTGGGAAGGCGCAAAGAAGTTCGACGGCAAGACGGCACTTTATGTAAAGCCGATGTACTGGGCCGAGCACGGCGCCGCCGGTGTCGTCGCCATCGATCCGGAATCGACCCGTTTCGCGCTTTGCCTGTTCGAAGCACCCATGGGCAACGGCCATGGCGGTTCGTCGCTGACGCTCTCGCCGTTCCGCCGGCCGACGCTGGAATCGATGCCGACCGATGCGAAGGCCGGCTGCCTCTACCCGAACAATGCACGCATCCTGACGGAGGCGCGTTCGCGCGGATTCGACAATGCGCTCGTGCGCGACATGCTCGGCAACATCGCCGAGACAGGCTCTTCCAACGTCTTCCTGGTCAAGGACGGTGTCGTCTACACGCCGGCTGCCAACCGCACCTTCCTTGCCGGCATCACCCGCTTCCGCGTCATGACGTTGCTGAGGGAAGCAGGTTTCGAAGTGGTCGAGGCGACGTTGACCATGGCCGATTTCGAAGCGGCCGACGAGATTTTCACCTCCGGCAATTACTCCAAGGTGCTGCCGGTGACGCGTCTGGAGAGCCGTGACCTGCAGGCCGGTCCGGTCGCCGCCAAGGCGCGCGATCTTTACATGGATTGGGCGCACGCGGCGCGCGACGTCTGAGAAACAGAGCCACCGAGTGCGACGTTCCTGCGCTCGGATAGTGCGCCTTGAAGTACGACCACGGTCCGGTCGCTCCCCTCCCGCGATCAGCGGGAGAGGGATATGCGCGCCGTCGCTGCAGCGCGCCTGTGGATCAGATAGGCCTGGACTGAGATGCCCGACAGGAAGATCACCAGCCAGACGAGCAACGTTGTCTGCACGATCGGTGATTCCGGGCCATTTGCGAGCGGCTGCGAGACCGGCAGCCGTCTCAGCGTTTCATTGACCGCCGGCACGATCAGCAAGAAGTAAGTGAACGAGAGGCCGAGTGTCGTCAGGTAGGGTTTCAGGCGTCCGAGGAAATCGACGCGCGCAACGGCAAGGCTCCCGGCGATCACGAGGAGCGTGACGATGCCAAGCGCATGCCCTGCATTGAAGCCGCCGGTGCTCGACAGCCCCGCCGTCGTCAAAACGGTGAGGAGGAGAGTGGCGAGATAGATCTTGCCGGAGCGCGTCGCAGGATCGATCGCGCCATAGCGGGCGAAACCGTAGAGCCCCGCGGCGACGGGCGCTAGGCTGATTGCCGTATGTATGATGCCAAGGGTGGACAGCGGATTTGCCATGATCTTGCTCCTTCGAATATTGCCGACCGACTAGTTGGTCAGTGTTGGTTCAAAAAAAGAAATGCGCTTGCTGCTTCTGCCGGCGCATCGGGTACGTTCAAGTTGGACTTTACGGCTGCTACAGACTGGCCGCCGTTACCGTGGGAACAGTCCTTGCCGATTTTGTGTCGACATTCTTGCACCTTGATGACGCCACGCCAACGCCGGCGGGATCTTCGATCACGTCGGCATTCTGGCCAGAAGCTGATCCAGTGCGCGACGGGCGATAGCCGAAAACACGGCGGGATCTGAGTCGGCGACACGCGCCGCAAGCATGGCGCCGTGAACGGAGGCAATCAAGCAATCGGCCGCCACTGCCGATCCGTGTTCGGCCTTGAGCAAACCTTGGGCGACGCCGTCCTCGATCACCGCACGGAGCCAGCTGGCGAGATCGGCGAAATGGCCACGCACCTGCTGAACGACGGTTTCCGGCAATGAGGGGATCTCGGAAGCGAGCAAGGCGCCGATGCAGAACGGCATGTCCTGTCGGCGAATGCAGTCCTCCCAGAAGCCGATATAGGCTTCAAGCCGCGCAACCGGATCGGCGACGGCAGCCAGCAGCCCTTCGA encodes:
- a CDS encoding phosphatase, yielding MALAAAVTGDELYHPVLNANPAHPAGWPIRAIVSSQTEARHNRALWAPTHLISVRAPGSRLLSMIELPPERHLELFFGDTTDPDEPDAARPEAIDAAFAFVDGLPEDAHLLIHCLRGIGRATALTLGILARYMPPEDAAAALHALRPEAKPNRHVVNLCDTALGLKGKLAKQALRFPAKVWKPAKG
- a CDS encoding YoaK family protein, translated to MTIARRRRLIKRQRTGTALAIAATISFLAGMTDAIGLLSIGDFVSFMSGNTTRAAIALGDGDVTGALLLVGALGAFIIGNALGVIAAARIGVVGVLSSVSFVLMLCAGFGSWMPKPFYFYGVVLAMGLVNAAVEHIEGLPIGLTYVTGALSRFGRGLGRFLLGNRNRQWLVQIVPWLGMFSGAVAGALLQRHFGAVALWASFALSTGLALATVLVPSRWSRRYIHSG
- a CDS encoding zinc-dependent alcohol dehydrogenase family protein, whose product is MKAMYYDAFEKTPEIRPLPDPTPTENGVVVKVEATGLCRSDWHGWMGHDADIRLPHVPGHELAGVVTAAGRGVMRYKVGDRVTVPFVSGCGRCGECRSGNQQVCEAQFQPGFTHWGSFAEYVALDFADQNLVHLPESMDFTTAASLGCRFATSFRAVADQAKVKGGEWVAVHGCGGVGLSAIMIAAAFGAQPIAIDIAEDKLAFARKIGAVAAINSREVEDVAAAVKDITGGGAHVSIDALGNPVTCFNSIKNLRRRGRHVQVGLMLGDQATPQIPMAQVIGHELEIYGSHGMQAWRYDAMLAMIADGKLKPQQLIGREISLAEAIPALTTMDRATDLGISVITRF
- a CDS encoding GNAT family N-acetyltransferase, with protein sequence MRIRHLDQDDVEIFRRIRLEALHREPQAFASTEADWARLSVAEWQARLAANAVFVALDGEEPVGIMGLMRQRASRMAHRATIIMVYVRRKARGSGVARQLLARLTGHARSDGIRMLELVARADNGTAIRFYEREGFHEIGRVPGGLLDGEDEIDEILMARHIDGRAAPIQTLQGAPR
- a CDS encoding branched-chain amino acid aminotransferase; its protein translation is MAVDTSPRSVTWTYVDGEWLSGNPPLIGPTSHAMWLGSTVFDGARVFDGVAPDLDLHCQRVNRSATALGLKPTMTAEEIEALTWEGAKKFDGKTALYVKPMYWAEHGAAGVVAIDPESTRFALCLFEAPMGNGHGGSSLTLSPFRRPTLESMPTDAKAGCLYPNNARILTEARSRGFDNALVRDMLGNIAETGSSNVFLVKDGVVYTPAANRTFLAGITRFRVMTLLREAGFEVVEATLTMADFEAADEIFTSGNYSKVLPVTRLESRDLQAGPVAAKARDLYMDWAHAARDV
- a CDS encoding TetR/AcrR family transcriptional regulator, with amino-acid sequence MVSETYEKILAVAERLMVSRGYNAFSYADIAPEVGVGKATIHHHFPSKADLAAMVLARYRKNNRRHVEGLLAAVADPVARLEAYIGFWEDCIRRQDMPFCIGALLASEIPSLPETVVQQVRGHFADLASWLRAVIEDGVAQGLLKAEHGSAVAADCLIASVHGAMLAARVADSDPAVFSAIARRALDQLLARMPT